In a single window of the Nodularia spumigena CCY9414 genome:
- a CDS encoding DUF3352 domain-containing protein produces the protein MSNVNGQRSLFGFLVAGAISLLIIAAGFYWFFAKTPVKFFASTSQPNATIFVSKLAPVTVSLLTNPERLQSFERKGELSQLKTSLLAKSGIDYKQDIQPWLGNEITLSVTTVDIDRDPENGRQPGYLMALATEKPEQSREFLDLLFSRRVLAGANLAVEQYKGVKLISDNSQPQQDSLAGAVVDGFVLFANNPKVLRDAINNVQAPDLNLSSSSKYQKAAQQLPKTSLATAFLNLPAVAEWQGLELPEATFHSQIISLSLNPKGLLAETNFLTDSEIISAAPPLTQPVGALEYIPDAAGLVISSSHLNNLGNSDLAQLWTQVKTAFSDSGTDAISSLVKPLAELQKNQGINLVEDIFGWVTGEYALAVLPHAGESAADWVFVVEKLEDVPEGISRLDAIASSRGLSISSFNWNQQKIFAWTELTAATKQTDTQERRSFAIEAKVQGVHTTLGKYEIFASNLETLDEVITTKESALIGNSNFQDIIAAIPQPNQGYVYLDWTKSQTLLERQLPILQLVEIVGKPLFQNLRSLTISSYGHEEGLLKGGVLFRFLD, from the coding sequence ATGTCTAATGTCAATGGTCAACGCTCATTGTTTGGTTTCTTGGTAGCTGGTGCGATCTCACTATTAATTATAGCCGCAGGTTTTTACTGGTTTTTCGCCAAGACTCCGGTTAAGTTCTTCGCCTCAACCTCACAGCCAAATGCTACTATATTCGTGTCAAAACTGGCTCCGGTGACGGTTTCGTTGCTGACAAATCCTGAGCGATTGCAGTCATTTGAGCGCAAAGGGGAATTATCTCAACTCAAAACCAGTTTATTGGCTAAGAGTGGCATCGATTACAAACAAGATATTCAGCCCTGGCTAGGAAATGAAATTACTCTCTCCGTTACTACTGTAGATATTGATCGCGATCCAGAGAACGGACGACAGCCAGGGTATTTAATGGCACTAGCTACCGAGAAACCAGAGCAAAGCCGTGAGTTTTTAGATTTGTTATTTTCTCGCAGGGTATTGGCTGGCGCAAATTTGGCTGTTGAGCAATATAAAGGCGTAAAGCTAATATCTGACAATTCCCAACCACAGCAAGATTCCCTCGCTGGTGCAGTTGTCGATGGCTTTGTCTTATTTGCCAATAATCCTAAAGTGCTGCGAGACGCAATTAATAACGTCCAGGCTCCTGATTTAAATTTGTCCAGTTCGTCTAAATACCAAAAAGCTGCCCAACAACTGCCTAAAACTTCCCTAGCTACAGCTTTTCTCAATCTTCCCGCCGTGGCAGAATGGCAAGGTTTAGAACTACCAGAAGCCACCTTCCATAGCCAAATTATTTCTTTGTCATTGAACCCCAAGGGACTGCTAGCAGAAACTAACTTTCTGACTGACTCGGAAATCATCTCGGCTGCTCCACCACTGACTCAACCTGTAGGGGCGTTAGAATATATACCAGATGCGGCAGGTTTGGTGATTTCCAGTTCTCATTTAAACAATTTGGGGAACAGCGATTTAGCTCAACTGTGGACACAAGTCAAAACGGCTTTCTCTGATTCGGGAACTGATGCAATTTCTAGCTTGGTAAAACCCTTGGCAGAACTGCAAAAAAACCAGGGTATAAACTTGGTAGAGGATATTTTTGGTTGGGTAACAGGAGAATATGCCTTGGCGGTGTTACCCCATGCGGGAGAAAGCGCTGCTGATTGGGTTTTTGTAGTGGAAAAATTAGAGGATGTTCCAGAAGGAATTTCTCGTTTAGATGCGATCGCCTCATCCCGTGGACTCAGTATTAGTTCTTTCAACTGGAATCAACAAAAAATCTTTGCTTGGACAGAGTTAACAGCTGCAACTAAACAAACCGATACTCAAGAACGCCGATCATTCGCCATCGAGGCCAAAGTTCAGGGAGTACACACAACTCTCGGAAAATACGAGATTTTTGCCTCTAATTTGGAAACTTTGGACGAAGTAATCACAACCAAGGAAAGTGCTTTGATTGGCAATAGCAATTTCCAAGATATTATTGCTGCTATTCCCCAACCGAATCAGGGGTATGTCTATCTTGATTGGACAAAAAGCCAAACTCTGTTAGAGCGTCAATTGCCGATTTTGCAGTTGGTGGAAATAGTGGGTAAACCGTTGTTTCAAAATTTGCGATCGCTCACAATCAGTAGTTACGGTCACGAGGAAGGATTACTCAAAGGTGGAGTATTATTCCGATTCTTGGACTGA
- a CDS encoding rhodanese-like domain-containing protein — MTGNPSGQIITQISVEELAQRLSFGDASIQLVDVREPQELAAARIEGFVNLPLSEFVEWGDQVPTMFNPQAETLVLCHHGIRSAQMCQWLMVQGFTNVKNITGGIDAYSLLVDDSIPQY; from the coding sequence ATGACAGGGAATCCTTCTGGTCAAATCATTACTCAGATTAGTGTAGAGGAACTGGCGCAACGTCTGTCTTTTGGTGATGCAAGTATTCAGTTAGTAGATGTGCGCGAACCTCAAGAACTAGCAGCCGCTAGAATTGAAGGCTTTGTCAACCTCCCCCTGAGCGAATTTGTAGAATGGGGCGATCAAGTCCCCACTATGTTCAATCCCCAAGCTGAAACCCTTGTATTATGTCATCACGGTATTCGCTCTGCCCAGATGTGCCAGTGGCTAATGGTTCAAGGTTTTACAAATGTTAAAAATATTACGGGTGGCATTGATGCCTATTCTCTATTAGTTGATGATTCAATTCCGCAATATTAG
- the hrcA gene encoding heat-inducible transcriptional repressor HrcA: protein MEVQLTNRQQHILWATVRHYIATAEPVGSKALVDEYDLGVSSATIRNVMGVLEKSGLLYQPHTSAGRIPSDSGYRIYVDQLITPGLRDAARTDVLAKEVELALQNRLHWEDWSLEAVLQGAAQILATVSGCISLITMPQTTTAILRHLQLMQIEANKIMLIVVTDDYETHSKLMNLSPTEEEAKLDADGIDHELKIVSNFLNTHLRGRSLLELATLDWSDLDQEFQRYGEFLKGSVTELTRRHLTPTTTQIMVRGVAEVLRQPEFSQLQQVQTIIQLLEEEQDQLWRLIFAEPETEEAGKSKVTVRIGTENPLEPIRTCTLITSTYRRGLLPVGSVGVLGPTRLDYDSAIAVVAAAADYLSDAFS from the coding sequence ATGGAAGTCCAGTTAACGAATCGACAACAGCATATACTTTGGGCAACAGTACGCCACTATATCGCTACAGCAGAGCCTGTAGGTTCAAAAGCTTTGGTTGATGAGTATGACTTGGGTGTGAGTTCAGCCACAATTCGGAATGTGATGGGTGTGCTAGAAAAATCTGGGTTACTTTACCAGCCACACACCTCTGCTGGACGAATACCTTCAGACTCAGGCTATCGGATTTATGTTGACCAGTTAATTACACCTGGTTTGCGAGATGCGGCGCGAACGGATGTTTTAGCCAAAGAGGTAGAACTGGCGCTGCAAAATCGCCTCCACTGGGAAGATTGGAGTTTGGAAGCGGTACTACAAGGTGCAGCGCAAATTTTAGCCACCGTGAGTGGCTGCATTAGCTTAATTACTATGCCGCAAACCACTACAGCAATCTTGCGACATCTGCAATTAATGCAAATTGAAGCCAACAAGATCATGCTGATTGTGGTGACGGATGATTATGAGACACATTCCAAGCTGATGAATTTGTCGCCCACCGAGGAAGAAGCAAAACTTGATGCAGACGGAATAGATCATGAATTGAAGATTGTCTCTAACTTTTTGAATACCCACTTGCGGGGACGCAGTTTATTGGAATTAGCTACCTTGGACTGGAGTGATTTAGATCAGGAGTTCCAACGCTATGGCGAATTCTTGAAAGGTTCAGTCACAGAATTAACTCGTCGCCATCTGACACCAACTACAACCCAAATTATGGTTCGCGGTGTGGCGGAAGTTTTGCGTCAGCCAGAATTTTCTCAATTACAACAAGTACAGACAATTATCCAACTGCTGGAAGAAGAACAAGACCAACTGTGGCGATTAATCTTTGCAGAACCGGAAACAGAAGAGGCGGGTAAGTCTAAGGTAACGGTTCGCATTGGTACAGAAAACCCCCTAGAGCCAATACGTACCTGCACTTTAATTACTTCTACCTATCGCCGGGGTTTGCTACCTGTAGGAAGTGTAGGAGTTTTGGGGCCAACCCGCCTAGATTATGATAGTGCGATCGCAGTTGTAGCGGCTGCGGCTGATTACCTCTCAGACGCTTTTAGTTAA
- the crtW gene encoding beta-carotene ketolase CrtW gives MFQLEQPPLPEIKITATTPAVKSKSLFGGIFMAIAIISIWAISLGLLLYIDISEFKFWMLLPLIFWQTFLYTGLFITAHDAMHGVVFPKNPKINHFIGSLCLFIYGLLPYQKLLKKHWLHHHNPASETDPDFHNGKHKNFFAWYLYFMKRYWSWLQIITLMIIYNLLKYIWHFPEDNMTYFWVVPSILSSLQLFYFGTFLPHSEPVEGYKEPHRSQTISRPIWWSFITCYHFGYHYEHHEYPHVPWWQLPEIYKMSKSNL, from the coding sequence GTGTTCCAGTTAGAACAACCACCATTACCTGAAATTAAAATCACTGCTACCACCCCGGCCGTGAAAAGTAAATCCCTATTTGGGGGCATTTTCATGGCGATCGCCATTATTAGTATATGGGCTATCAGCCTAGGTTTGTTACTTTATATTGATATATCCGAATTCAAGTTTTGGATGTTGTTGCCGCTCATATTTTGGCAAACATTTTTATATACGGGATTATTTATTACAGCTCATGATGCCATGCATGGGGTAGTTTTTCCCAAAAATCCTAAAATCAACCATTTCATTGGCTCATTGTGCCTGTTTATTTATGGTCTTTTACCTTATCAAAAACTTTTAAAAAAGCATTGGCTACATCACCATAATCCAGCCAGTGAAACAGATCCAGATTTTCACAACGGTAAGCATAAAAACTTTTTTGCTTGGTATTTATATTTTATGAAGCGTTACTGGAGTTGGTTACAAATTATCACATTAATGATTATTTATAACTTACTAAAATATATATGGCATTTTCCAGAGGATAATATGACTTATTTTTGGGTAGTTCCCTCAATTTTAAGTTCTTTACAATTATTTTATTTTGGAACTTTTCTACCCCACAGTGAGCCTGTAGAAGGTTATAAAGAGCCTCATCGTTCCCAAACTATTAGCCGTCCCATTTGGTGGTCATTCATAACTTGTTACCATTTTGGTTATCATTACGAACATCATGAATATCCCCATGTTCCTTGGTGGCAATTACCAGAAATTTATAAAATGTCTAAATCAAATTTGTGA
- a CDS encoding chlorophyll a/b-binding protein translates to MGPYPTDATETAYNRKDRNALKFGFTPQSELWNGRLAMIGFVAYLHWDLNGYSVLREVLNFGS, encoded by the coding sequence ATGGGACCTTATCCTACTGATGCCACTGAAACCGCTTATAACAGGAAAGATCGTAATGCTTTGAAATTTGGGTTTACGCCTCAATCTGAACTTTGGAATGGTCGCTTGGCGATGATTGGGTTTGTCGCTTACCTACATTGGGATCTCAATGGCTACAGCGTCCTGCGGGAAGTACTCAATTTCGGTTCCTAA
- a CDS encoding zinc ribbon domain-containing protein, with amino-acid sequence MYLTKTLAFQKFGCEIIVADRWYPSSKTGSVCGHQQEMPLKERIFQCGNCGYTIDRDLNASINLSRLAKA; translated from the coding sequence CTGTATCTGACAAAAACCCTGGCTTTTCAGAAATTTGGATGTGAAATCATAGTCGCTGACCGTTGGTATCCATCAAGTAAAACTGGCTCTGTTTGTGGACATCAACAAGAAATGCCTTTAAAAGAAAGGATATTCCAGTGTGGCAATTGTGGGTATACCATAGATAGGGATTTAAACGCATCGATTAATTTATCGCGTTTGGCTAAAGCGTGA
- a CDS encoding non-ribosomal peptide synthetase translates to MITLQRWDAISPVPPQKYYEVSHAQKRMWILHHIDEYSSAYNIRLAMRINGCLDISAFEAAFQELVIRHEILRTTFTNVEGNIQQIIHEQVPKEQLIFFRDLREEKNAEVVADTLIQESANSRFDLEKLSLMRVLLMQIKSDEFLFCLTIHHIIGDARSLDILFQEFLTLYCAYTQQKTATLPQLPLQYKDYAAWQNKLLESEEVLEQHNYWCDRFTEQPPILNLPTDFPRPKFKSSQAALYTCRFSHSVSEQLRTLATKNHTTLFITLLTLFKILLYRYTEQRDLVIGVPISGRNHPDLENQVGFYVNTLALRSLLPEKGTFKQALAEITNTCLDAYEYSDYPFDKLVSTLDLERDLSRNPLFDVMFSLLSQESKAVMKIPGLEHQEYPLAPRTAQFDLSWSLFEDSNDLRLVIEYEPDIFREETISRMSGHFLQIIQEVVKNPHCQLSQINLLTPEERDQLLIEWNKTAVSYPQDKCIHQLFEAQVKLTPAAVAVIFEGQTLTYQQLNERANQLAHYLQAKGVNREVLVGIFVERSLEMVIGILGILKAGGAYLPLDPSYPADRLAYMLSDAALSILLTQQSLIASLPTNQAEVLCLDSDWQLIAHYSQQNTVSQVTSENLAYVIYTSGSTGKPKGVMNLHQGICNNLLRTMDAYPLIAKDAWVGKSQRIVQITPFSFDVSVWEIFWPLIAGATLVVAKPDGHKDPNYLINLIVQQQVTQINFVPSMLRVFLQQPNLENCRCLQRVFCGGEALSYELTQQFFERLDCELHNFYGPTETAVDATFWQCTPQSNYQIVPIGRPIPNTQIYILNSQLQPVPIGIPGELYIGGVSLARGYLNKPELTAQKFIDNPFGQGRVYKSGDLARYLPDGNIEYLGRIDNQVKLRGLRIELGEIESVLDTHPQVGQTVVILREDIAENKQLVAYVLRKDQSLNPGELRRFLQDKLPGYMIPSAFVILLDFPLNPNGKIDYKKLPKPDEISLVESLYLAPRNQSESILVKIWQQILQISKIGVNDNFFDLGGHSLQAMNLMALIYQELEIEIPLSMIYEKPTVGELSEYIIYAKEMNIQPKERPYVVFHKEREKAVFLFPPALGFAAAYANLAEYLRDYAIYTFRYIADEATLEKYAELIDNLTPNQDIKLMGHSAGGFLAMLIAQQLERRDRVVSDIILLDTYRGGREATQAEMSEIKEGVDSFLLNPKRQELRRYFMDNQKLRDRTYNQVWEYFNFLWHSDLKNLQINGTIHLMRAEENYDCEDDWTQATKSQRINHYAYGTHREMINPPYLNQNATMINAILSQN, encoded by the coding sequence ATGATCACATTACAACGATGGGACGCTATTAGTCCAGTACCACCACAAAAATATTATGAAGTATCCCATGCTCAAAAGCGGATGTGGATTCTGCACCATATAGATGAATATTCCAGCGCTTACAATATTAGGCTGGCAATGAGAATAAATGGCTGCTTAGATATTTCGGCATTTGAAGCAGCTTTTCAAGAACTTGTGATCCGCCACGAAATTTTGCGAACTACCTTTACTAATGTGGAAGGAAATATTCAGCAAATTATTCATGAGCAAGTACCTAAAGAGCAACTAATATTTTTTAGAGATTTAAGAGAAGAAAAGAATGCTGAAGTAGTAGCGGATACCTTGATTCAAGAATCAGCAAACTCGCGTTTTGATTTAGAGAAATTATCACTGATGCGAGTTTTGTTAATGCAGATTAAGTCAGATGAATTTTTGTTTTGTTTGACTATACACCATATTATTGGTGATGCGCGATCGCTCGATATACTTTTCCAAGAATTTTTAACCTTATACTGTGCTTATACCCAACAAAAAACTGCTACCTTACCTCAACTACCATTGCAATATAAGGATTATGCTGCATGGCAAAATAAGTTGTTAGAAAGTGAAGAGGTACTAGAACAACATAATTATTGGTGCGATCGCTTTACCGAACAACCACCCATACTCAACTTACCAACTGACTTTCCCCGACCTAAATTTAAATCTTCTCAAGCAGCTTTATATACTTGTCGTTTTAGTCATAGTGTGAGTGAACAATTACGCACTTTGGCTACTAAGAATCATACAACTCTATTTATCACTCTACTAACTTTATTTAAAATATTACTCTATCGTTATACAGAACAGCGTGATTTAGTCATTGGTGTCCCGATTTCTGGACGCAATCATCCAGACTTAGAAAACCAAGTCGGATTTTATGTTAATACCCTAGCTTTAAGAAGTTTACTCCCAGAAAAGGGAACTTTTAAACAAGCACTGGCAGAAATTACCAACACTTGCCTCGATGCTTATGAATATAGTGATTATCCTTTTGATAAATTAGTATCTACCCTCGATTTAGAACGTGATTTATCACGAAATCCGTTATTTGATGTGATGTTTTCACTCCTCAGTCAAGAAAGCAAAGCAGTGATGAAAATTCCCGGACTTGAGCATCAAGAATACCCCCTGGCACCACGAACTGCTCAATTTGATTTGAGTTGGAGTCTCTTTGAAGATAGTAATGATTTAAGATTGGTCATAGAATATGAACCAGATATTTTTCGAGAAGAAACGATCTCCAGAATGAGCGGTCATTTTTTACAAATAATTCAGGAAGTAGTAAAAAATCCTCATTGCCAATTATCACAAATTAATTTATTAACTCCTGAAGAACGTGATCAGTTACTCATAGAATGGAATAAGACAGCAGTTTCATATCCTCAAGATAAATGTATCCATCAGCTATTTGAAGCACAAGTAAAACTTACCCCCGCAGCAGTAGCGGTAATATTTGAAGGTCAAACATTGACCTACCAACAGTTAAATGAACGAGCTAATCAGTTGGCTCACTATTTGCAAGCAAAAGGTGTAAACCGAGAAGTATTAGTGGGAATATTTGTAGAACGTTCCCTGGAGATGGTGATTGGAATATTGGGGATTTTAAAAGCAGGAGGAGCATATCTGCCTTTAGACCCTAGTTATCCAGCCGACCGTTTAGCTTATATGCTCTCAGATGCAGCGCTGTCAATATTGCTCACCCAGCAATCCTTAATAGCCTCTTTACCAACAAATCAAGCCGAGGTGCTGTGTTTAGATAGTGATTGGCAACTAATTGCTCACTATAGCCAGCAGAATACCGTCAGCCAAGTGACATCGGAAAATTTGGCTTATGTCATTTATACCTCTGGCTCCACAGGCAAGCCAAAGGGTGTGATGAATCTTCATCAAGGTATTTGCAATAATTTATTGCGGACAATGGATGCTTACCCACTGATAGCAAAAGATGCCTGGGTTGGCAAAAGCCAACGCATTGTGCAAATAACTCCCTTCAGTTTTGATGTTTCAGTCTGGGAAATCTTCTGGCCTTTAATAGCTGGGGCTACTTTAGTGGTGGCTAAACCTGACGGTCATAAAGATCCTAATTACTTAATTAATTTAATTGTCCAGCAACAAGTTACCCAAATCAATTTTGTTCCCTCAATGTTGCGAGTTTTTCTGCAACAGCCAAATTTAGAAAATTGCCGTTGCTTGCAGCGAGTATTTTGTGGTGGAGAAGCACTATCTTATGAACTTACTCAACAATTTTTTGAGCGCTTGGACTGTGAATTACACAATTTCTACGGGCCAACTGAAACAGCAGTTGATGCCACTTTCTGGCAGTGTACACCACAGTCTAATTATCAGATAGTTCCCATTGGTCGCCCAATTCCTAATACCCAAATTTACATCCTCAATTCTCAGTTACAACCAGTTCCCATTGGCATTCCTGGAGAATTGTATATTGGTGGTGTCTCTTTAGCTAGAGGTTATCTCAACAAACCAGAATTAACTGCCCAAAAATTTATTGATAATCCCTTTGGTCAGGGCAGAGTATATAAAAGTGGGGATTTAGCTCGTTATTTACCAGATGGGAATATTGAATATCTTGGTCGCATTGATAATCAAGTCAAGCTGCGAGGCTTACGGATTGAATTAGGAGAAATAGAATCGGTTTTAGACACTCATCCTCAAGTAGGGCAAACAGTTGTGATTCTGCGAGAAGATATTGCAGAAAATAAACAATTGGTAGCTTATGTACTGAGGAAAGACCAGTCATTAAATCCTGGTGAACTGCGTCGTTTTCTACAGGATAAATTGCCTGGTTACATGATCCCTTCAGCTTTTGTAATATTGTTAGATTTTCCCTTAAATCCTAATGGCAAGATAGACTACAAAAAATTGCCCAAGCCTGATGAAATATCCCTAGTCGAATCACTATATTTAGCCCCACGGAATCAATCAGAAAGTATTTTAGTCAAAATTTGGCAACAAATTTTGCAAATATCAAAAATAGGGGTGAATGACAACTTCTTTGATTTAGGTGGTCATTCATTACAAGCAATGAATCTCATGGCACTAATTTATCAAGAGCTTGAGATTGAAATTCCTTTATCAATGATTTATGAAAAGCCTACTGTAGGGGAATTGAGTGAGTATATCATCTATGCCAAAGAGATGAATATCCAACCAAAGGAACGTCCCTATGTAGTTTTCCATAAAGAGCGAGAAAAAGCAGTTTTCCTGTTTCCTCCCGCCTTGGGTTTTGCCGCAGCTTATGCAAATTTAGCTGAGTATTTAAGAGATTATGCTATCTACACTTTTAGATATATTGCCGATGAAGCAACTTTAGAAAAATATGCAGAATTGATAGACAACCTCACACCAAATCAAGATATAAAATTGATGGGACACTCAGCAGGTGGTTTTTTGGCAATGTTGATAGCTCAACAATTAGAAAGGCGCGATCGCGTGGTTTCGGATATAATTTTACTAGATACTTATCGAGGAGGTCGTGAAGCAACCCAAGCTGAAATGTCAGAAATTAAAGAAGGGGTTGATAGTTTCTTATTAAATCCCAAACGTCAAGAATTGAGACGTTACTTTATGGATAACCAAAAGTTACGCGATCGCACCTACAATCAAGTTTGGGAATACTTTAATTTTCTCTGGCATTCAGACCTCAAAAATTTGCAGATTAATGGGACTATTCATCTGATGCGTGCTGAGGAAAACTATGATTGTGAAGATGACTGGACACAAGCTACAAAAAGTCAACGAATCAATCATTATGCCTATGGCACTCATCGTGAGATGATTAATCCCCCCTATCTCAATCAAAACGCCACTATGATTAATGCGATTCTTAGTCAGAACTGA